From Scleropages formosus chromosome 25, fSclFor1.1, whole genome shotgun sequence, a single genomic window includes:
- the LOC108921669 gene encoding semaphorin-4E-like produces the protein MSPWALACFLLLCGPAAVRMIGAAGLAGALPRNTVPCNDDSITLFRVDGVWNYSSMLLREDLGLLLLGAREAVYGLDLRNISRKTAEVQWAVTQDKQAECTDKGKTLMDCWNYIRILHVLKDGRMYVCGTNAFSPTCGYMTYEGGRLSLLSTMEDGKGICPYDPYQRYSSLMVDGALYSATTLNFLGSEPLLLRSLTTALRTEFQAMWLNEPQFVSMVEVPESVGNVEGDDDKVYLFFSEIAVEYDFSSKLAVSRVARVCKKDKGGQRILQKKWTSFLKARLDCPVLESSLPFLVQDVFLWRASDWRNSVFYAVFTPQSASVDLSAVCAYSVTAVGDVFSKGKFKTPVTVETSHTKWVMYSGELPVPRPGACIDNTAKQMGIMTTLDLPDKVLQFVQTQPLMDPAVEPLSGRPLLVKRGAAFTRIVVDRVTALDGQNYTVMFVGTDNGFVQKAVNYDGEMVIIEEMQLFHQPVPIEILRLSVATGQLYAGSSHGAAQVSLSVCGRYRSCLDCVLARDPYCAWNLAEGRCTALPHLQSLQTRNLIQSVKDADASTCPIPETMEPENMTFTTGMSIKLPCQQGSKRAAVHWLKDDQPLNPSDEDYVHEDSLLILRTSAATAGRYECRSVESAKGRKYTATVAVYKLLLNETVNEGKDVKPLPPQPKPRTTGHDLLPLQVPLVALAVTLAVLLAWNLYRGHLCLPGCRRTQESAGSPSSPGQTNPEAAEVSEITLLPNRNINNNHFSVTFAGGMDTTASPRDKRCSVPLQYIDDESEI, from the exons ATGTCTCCTTGGGCTCTTGCGTGTTTCCTCCTGCTCTGTGGCCCAGCAGCCGTCCGGATGATCGGTGCCGCCGGCCTTGCCGGCGCTCTTCCGCGCAACACAGTACCCTGCAACG ATGACAGTATCACCCTATTCAGGGTGGACGGGGTCTGGAACTACTCATCCATGCTGCTCAGAGAGGACCTGGGGCTCCTGCTGCTGGGAGCCAGAGAGGCTGTTTATGGCCTGGACCTGAGGAACATCTCACGCAAGACAGCTGAG GTGCAGTGGGCTGTCACACAGGACAAACAAGCGGAGTGTACCGATAAAGGAAAAACCCTG ATGGACTGCTGGAACTACATCCGCATCCTGCACGTGCTGAAGGATGGCCGAATGTACGTGTGTGGGACCAACGCCTTCAGTCCGACCTGCGGCTATATG ACTTATGAAGGTGGACGACTTTCACTGCTGAGCACGATGGAGGACGGCAAAGGAATATGTCCCTATGACCCCTACCAAAGATACTCTTCTCTCATGGTTG ATGGGGCCCTTTACTCAGCCACCACCTTGAACTTCCTGGGATCTGAGCCATTGCTGCTGCGTAGCTTGACCACCGCACTCCGCACCGAATTCCAGGCCATGTGGCTCAACG AGCCTCAGTTTGTCTCCATGGTGGAGGTCCCAGAGAGTGTGGGCAACGTGGAGGGGGACGATGACAAGGTGTATCTCTTCTTCAGCGAGATCGCCGTGGAATACGACTTCTCCAGCAAGCTGGCAGTGTCACGCGTTGCCCGTGTCTGTAAG AAGGACAAGGGGGGACAGCGGATCCTACAGAAGAAGTGGACTTCGTTCCTGAAGGCCCGCCTTGACTGCCCTGTCCTGGAGTCCAGCCTCCCCTTCCTTGTCCAGGACGTCTTCCTGTGGCGCGCCAGTGACTGGAGGAACAGTGTTTTCTACGCAGTGTTCACACCCCAGTC AGCCTCTGTAGACCTCTCAGCAGTGTGCGCCTACAGCGTGACAGCTGTGGGTGACGTCTTCTCCAAGGGGAAGTTCAAGACACCCGTCACCGTGGAGACGTCCCACACCAAGTGGGTCATGTACAGCGGAGAGCTGCCTGTTCCTCGGCCTGGAGCA TGCATTGACAACACCGCGAAACAGATGGGCATCATGACCACGCTGGATCTGCCGGACAAAGTGCTGCAGTTTGTTCAGACCCAACCGCTCATGGATCCAGCGGTTGAGCCCTTGTCGGGACGCCCCCTGCTTGTGAAACGGGGAGCTGCGTTCACTCGCATTGTGGTGGACAGAGTGACGGCACTAGATGGCCAAAACTACACTGTCATGTTTGTCGGCACAG ATAATGGGTTTGTCCAGAAAGCTGTCAACTATGATGGAGAAATGGTCATCATCGAGGAGATGCAGCTGTTCCACCAGCCTGTGCCCATTGAGATCCTGCGTCTCTCTGTTGCCACG GGACAGCTGTATGCAGGTTCATCGCACGGTGCTGCCCAGGTATCCCTGAGTGTGTGCGGTCGCTATCGATCGTGTCTTGACTGTGTCTTGGCCAGGGACCCCTACTGCGCGTGGAACCTCGCTGAGGGTCGTTGCACTGCGCTGCCACATTTGCAGTCACTTCAAACCCG GAACCTGATTCAGAGCGTTAAGGACGCGGATGCCTCTACCTGTCCCATCCCAG aaaCCATGGAGCCTGAGAATATGACATTTACCACGGGAATGAGCATAAAACTGCCCTGCCAGCAGGGCTCCAAACGAGCAGCGGTGCACTGGCTGAAGGACGACCAGCCGCTGAACCCATCTGATGAAGACTACGTCCATGAGGACAGCCTCCTGATCCTGAGGACCTCGGCGGCCACGGCCGGCCGGTACGAGTGCCGGTCCGTGGAGTCGGCAAAGGGGCGGAAATACACCGCCACGGTGGCCGTCTACAAGCTGCTGCTGAACGAGACGGTCAACGAGGGCAAGGACGTGAAGCCGCTCCCTCCCCAGCCAAAACCGCGCACCACTGGACACGACCTCCTGCCTCTGCAGGTGCCTTTGGTGGCTCTCGCTGTGACTCTGGCCGTCCTGTTGGCGTGGAACCTGTACCGTGGACACCTTTGCCTACCTGGGTGCAGACGCACGCAGGAGTCCGCCGGCAGCCCTTCCTCGCCCGGTCAGACGAACCCCGAAGCCGCGGAAGTCTCGGAAATCACACTGCTACCGAACCgcaacatcaacaacaaccaCTTCAGCGTGACCTTCGCCGGCGGCATGGACACCACGGCCTCCCCAAGAGACAAACGCTGCTCGGTGCCCCTTCAGTACATCGACGATGAGTCCGAGATCTGA
- the LOC108921425 gene encoding semaphorin-4E-like, whose protein sequence is MLPLPPLGLLLLSGLLDFHTVCGDGPPGSVVPRKTVSYNDGSITLFRVDGVWNYSSMLLREDLGLLLLGAREAVYGLDLRNISRKTAEVQWAVTQDKQAECTDKGKTLMDCWNYILILHVLKDGRMYVCGTNAFSPTCGYMTYEGGQLLLLNTTEDGKGICPYDPYQRYSSLIVDGAIYSATAMNFLGSEMALQRKFNKILKTHNILLLFYEPQFVSMVEVPESVGSVEGDDDKVYLFFSEIAVEYDFSSKLAVSRVARVCKGDMGGQRILHNKWTSFLKARLDCPVLEPSLPFLVQDVFLWRDSDWRNSVFYAVFTPQSASVDLSAVCAYSVTAVGDVFSKGKFKTPVTVETSHTKWVMYSGELPVPRPGACIDNTAKQMGIMTTLDLPDKVLQFVQTQPLMDPAVEPLSGRPLLVKRGAAFTRIVVDRVTALDGQNYTVMFVGTDNGFVQKAVNYDGEMVIIEEMQLFHQPVPIEILRLSVATGQLYAGSSHGAAQVSLSVCGRYRSCLDCVLARDPYCAWSLAEGRCTALPHLQSLQTRNLIQSVKDADASTCPIPEPVEPENMPFGVGNSVKLPCQRRSNNAVVHWLRDNQPLKLSSGDYISENSLLILRTSAATAGRYECRSVESTKGRRYTTTLAIYQLSVVKDFLAVALQVLVVALAAALAILLGWNLYHGYLRMPCC, encoded by the exons ATGCTTCCATTGCCCCCCCTGGGTTTGCTCCTTCTCTCTGGCCTGCTGGACTTCCATACGGTCTGTGGGGATGGTCCACCCGGTAGCGTCGTCCCACGCAAGACCGTGTCCTATAACG ATGGCAGTATCACCCTATTCAGGGTGGACGGGGTCTGGAACTACTCATCCATGCTGCTCAGAGAGGACCTGGGGCTCCTGCTGCTGGGAGCCAGAGAGGCTGTTTATGGCCTGGACCTGAGGAACATCTCACGCAAGACAGCTGAG GTGCAGTGGGCTGTCACACAGGACAAACAAGCGGAGTGTACCGATAAAGGAAAAACCCTG ATGGACTGCTGGAACTACATCCTCATCCTGCACGTGCTGAAGGATGGCCGAATGTACGTGTGTGGGACCAACGCCTTCAGTCCGACCTGCGGCTATATG ACTTATGAAGGCGGACAGCTCTTGCTGCTGAACACGACGGAGGACGGCAAAGGAATATGTCCCTATGACCCCTACCAAAGATACTCTTCTCTCATAGTTG ATGGAGCTATCTACTCAGCCACCGCCATGAACTTCCTGGGCAGTGAGATGGCATTGCAGCGCAAGTTCAACAAAATTCTCAAGACTCACAACattctgttgttgttttacG AGCCCCAGTTTGTCTCCATGGTGGAGGTCCCAGAGAGTGTGGGCAGCGTGGAGGGGGACGATGACAAGGTGTATCTCTTCTTCAGCGAGATCGCCGTGGAATACGACTTCTCCAGCAAGCTGGCAGTGTCACGCGTTGCCCGCGTCTGTAAG GGGGACATGGGGGGACAGCGGATCCTACATAACAAGTGGACTTCGTTCCTGAAGGCCCGCCTTGACTGCCCTGTCCTGGAGCCCAGCCTCCCCTTCCTTGTCCAGGACGTCTTCCTGTGGCGCGACAGCGACTGGAGGAACAGTGTTTTCTACGCAGTGTTCACACCCCAGTC AGCCTCTGTAGACCTCTCAGCAGTGTGCGCCTACAGCGTGACAGCTGTGGGTGACGTTTTCTCCAAGGGGAAGTTCAAGACACCCGTCACCGTGGAGACGTCCCACACCAAGTGGGTCATGTACAGCGGAGAGCTGCCTGTTCCTCGGCCTGGAGCA TGCATTGACAACACCGCGAAACAGATGGGCATCATGACCACGCTGGACCTGCCGGACAAAGTGCTGCAGTTTGTTCAGACCCAACCGCTCATGGATCCAGCGGTTGAGCCCTTGTCGGGACGCCCCCTGCTTGTGAAACGGGGAGCTGCGTTCACTCGCATTGTGGTGGACAGAGTGACGGCGCTCGATGGCCAAAACTACACTGTCATGTTTGTCGGCACAG ATAATGGGTTTGTCCAGAAAGCTGTCAACTATGATGGAGAAATGGTCATCATCGAGGAGATGCAGCTGTTCCACCAGCCTGTGCCCATTGAGATCCTGCGTCTCTCTGTTGCCACG GGACAGCTGTATGCAGGTTCATCGCACGGTGCTGCCCAGGTATCCCTGAGTGTGTGCGGTCGCTATCGATCGTGTCTTGACTGTGTCTTGGCCAGGGACCCCTACTGCGCGTGGAGCCTCGCTGAGGGTCGTTGCACTGCGCTGCCACATTTGCAGTCACTTCAAACCCG GAACCTGATTCAGAGTGTTAAGGACGCGGATGCCTCTACCTGTCCCATCCCAG agccTGTGGAGCCAGAGAACATGCCATTCGGTGTGGGGAACAGCGTAAAGCTGCCTTGCCAGAGGCGCTCCAACAATGCAGTGGTGCACTGGCTGAGGGACAACCAGCCGCTGAAGCTGTCCAGTGGAGactacatctctgagaacagtCTCCTGATCCTGAGGACATCAGCGGCCACAGCTGGCCGGTACGAGTGTCGGTCTGTGGAGTCAACAAAGGGGCGGAGGTACACCACCACGCTGGCCATCTACCAGCTGTCGGTAGTCAAGGATTTCCTTGCCGTGGCTCTGCAGGTGCTGGTGGTGGCTCTTGCGGCAGCTCTAGCCATCCTGTTGGGCTGGAACCTGTACCACGGCTACCTCCGTATGCCTTGTTGCTGA
- the LOC108921754 gene encoding secretory carrier-associated membrane protein 4 isoform X2 has protein sequence MLLWPPALSSKLWNLLCGAAECCCAHPHPHPPHHHHLSILLGSSSAPDESTGRAKVQHRALRADQKDPVTPLQRWLGTKAGETEVHTMPERLNNFPPLPAILPVKPCFYQNVEEEIPAQHQQLVRRVYNLWILYSVTLCVNVVSCVAWWAGGGSGVNFGLALLWLLLFSPCSYICWFRPLYKAFRADSSFNFMVFFYVFFLQCVLVVIQAVGISGWGASGWVATILFFSDNVGSAVVMLLSALLFTAVAVLMGLVFIKVHRLYRGGGGSLQRAQEEWNSGAWKSTPAREADFNTISSGPSLPQYPTAVPSYPDNGPW, from the exons GCCACCAGCACTGAGCTCCAAACTCTGGAACTTGTTGTGTGGAGCAGCTGAGTGTTGTTGTGcacatcctcatcctcatcctcctcatcatcatcatctctccATCCTCCTGGGCTCCTCCTCTGCTCCAGACGAATCGACCGGCAGGGCGAAAGTGCAGCACCGAGCTCTTCGGGCAGATCAAAAAGACCCCGTGACGCCGTTGCAGCGgtggctg GGTACAAAAGCTGGAGAGACAGAGGTTCACACGATGCCAG AGCGGCTCAACAACTTCCCCCCCCTGCCTGCCATCCTACCCGTCAAGCCCTGCTTCTACCAGAATGTGGAGGAGGAGATTCCCGCCCAGCACCAGCAGCTCGTTCGCCGGGTGTATAACCTCTGGATCT tGTACTCAGTCACACTGTGCGTGAACGTGGTGTCATGCGTTGCCTGGTGGGCCGGTGGTGGCAGCGGGGTTAATTTTGGCCTTGCGCTACTCTGGCTGCTCCTCTTCAGCCCCTGCAGTTACATCTGCTGGTTCAGGCCGCTGTACAAGGCTTTTCG GGCAGACAGTTCCTTCAACTTCATGGTCTTCTTCTACGTCTTCTTCCTCCAGTGCGTCCTCGTAGTCATCCAGGCCGTGGGCATCTCGGGGTGGGGTGCCAG CGGCTGGGTCGCGACCATCCTCTTTTTCAGTGACAATGTTGGCTCTGCCGTGGTGATGCTCCTGTCTGCACTTCTCTTCACCGCAGTGGCCGTGTTGATGGGCCTGGTCTTCATCAAG GTGCACCGCTtgtaccgaggtggagggggcAGCCTTCAGCGCGCCCAGGAAGAATGGAACAGTGGTGCCTGGAAGAGCACTCCTGCCAGGGAAGCCGATTTCAACACCATCTCGAGTGGACCCAGCCTGCCCCAGTACCCCACCGCCGTACCCAGCTACCCTGACAACGGACCGTGGTGA
- the LOC108921754 gene encoding secretory carrier-associated membrane protein 4 isoform X3: MPERLNNFPPLPAILPVKPCFYQNVEEEIPAQHQQLVRRVYNLWILYSVTLCVNVVSCVAWWAGGGSGVNFGLALLWLLLFSPCSYICWFRPLYKAFRADSSFNFMVFFYVFFLQCVLVVIQAVGISGWGASGWVATILFFSDNVGSAVVMLLSALLFTAVAVLMGLVFIKVHRLYRGGGGSLQRAQEEWNSGAWKSTPAREADFNTISSGPSLPQYPTAVPSYPDNGPW, translated from the exons ATGCCAG AGCGGCTCAACAACTTCCCCCCCCTGCCTGCCATCCTACCCGTCAAGCCCTGCTTCTACCAGAATGTGGAGGAGGAGATTCCCGCCCAGCACCAGCAGCTCGTTCGCCGGGTGTATAACCTCTGGATCT tGTACTCAGTCACACTGTGCGTGAACGTGGTGTCATGCGTTGCCTGGTGGGCCGGTGGTGGCAGCGGGGTTAATTTTGGCCTTGCGCTACTCTGGCTGCTCCTCTTCAGCCCCTGCAGTTACATCTGCTGGTTCAGGCCGCTGTACAAGGCTTTTCG GGCAGACAGTTCCTTCAACTTCATGGTCTTCTTCTACGTCTTCTTCCTCCAGTGCGTCCTCGTAGTCATCCAGGCCGTGGGCATCTCGGGGTGGGGTGCCAG CGGCTGGGTCGCGACCATCCTCTTTTTCAGTGACAATGTTGGCTCTGCCGTGGTGATGCTCCTGTCTGCACTTCTCTTCACCGCAGTGGCCGTGTTGATGGGCCTGGTCTTCATCAAG GTGCACCGCTtgtaccgaggtggagggggcAGCCTTCAGCGCGCCCAGGAAGAATGGAACAGTGGTGCCTGGAAGAGCACTCCTGCCAGGGAAGCCGATTTCAACACCATCTCGAGTGGACCCAGCCTGCCCCAGTACCCCACCGCCGTACCCAGCTACCCTGACAACGGACCGTGGTGA
- the LOC108921754 gene encoding secretory carrier-associated membrane protein 4 isoform X1 produces MLLWLASYRPPALSSKLWNLLCGAAECCCAHPHPHPPHHHHLSILLGSSSAPDESTGRAKVQHRALRADQKDPVTPLQRWLGTKAGETEVHTMPERLNNFPPLPAILPVKPCFYQNVEEEIPAQHQQLVRRVYNLWILYSVTLCVNVVSCVAWWAGGGSGVNFGLALLWLLLFSPCSYICWFRPLYKAFRADSSFNFMVFFYVFFLQCVLVVIQAVGISGWGASGWVATILFFSDNVGSAVVMLLSALLFTAVAVLMGLVFIKVHRLYRGGGGSLQRAQEEWNSGAWKSTPAREADFNTISSGPSLPQYPTAVPSYPDNGPW; encoded by the exons GCCACCAGCACTGAGCTCCAAACTCTGGAACTTGTTGTGTGGAGCAGCTGAGTGTTGTTGTGcacatcctcatcctcatcctcctcatcatcatcatctctccATCCTCCTGGGCTCCTCCTCTGCTCCAGACGAATCGACCGGCAGGGCGAAAGTGCAGCACCGAGCTCTTCGGGCAGATCAAAAAGACCCCGTGACGCCGTTGCAGCGgtggctg GGTACAAAAGCTGGAGAGACAGAGGTTCACACGATGCCAG AGCGGCTCAACAACTTCCCCCCCCTGCCTGCCATCCTACCCGTCAAGCCCTGCTTCTACCAGAATGTGGAGGAGGAGATTCCCGCCCAGCACCAGCAGCTCGTTCGCCGGGTGTATAACCTCTGGATCT tGTACTCAGTCACACTGTGCGTGAACGTGGTGTCATGCGTTGCCTGGTGGGCCGGTGGTGGCAGCGGGGTTAATTTTGGCCTTGCGCTACTCTGGCTGCTCCTCTTCAGCCCCTGCAGTTACATCTGCTGGTTCAGGCCGCTGTACAAGGCTTTTCG GGCAGACAGTTCCTTCAACTTCATGGTCTTCTTCTACGTCTTCTTCCTCCAGTGCGTCCTCGTAGTCATCCAGGCCGTGGGCATCTCGGGGTGGGGTGCCAG CGGCTGGGTCGCGACCATCCTCTTTTTCAGTGACAATGTTGGCTCTGCCGTGGTGATGCTCCTGTCTGCACTTCTCTTCACCGCAGTGGCCGTGTTGATGGGCCTGGTCTTCATCAAG GTGCACCGCTtgtaccgaggtggagggggcAGCCTTCAGCGCGCCCAGGAAGAATGGAACAGTGGTGCCTGGAAGAGCACTCCTGCCAGGGAAGCCGATTTCAACACCATCTCGAGTGGACCCAGCCTGCCCCAGTACCCCACCGCCGTACCCAGCTACCCTGACAACGGACCGTGGTGA